One Alphaproteobacteria bacterium LSUCC0396 genomic region harbors:
- a CDS encoding tyrosine recombinase XerC — protein MIAAAHRAAWLRWLASEKRYGANTLDAYERDLDDFSSYLSTTTNTADAPLSRQLFRGWLAAMASRQLARTTIARRVSSIRSFYRFCGRNRLLDVPDLGWLRAPQPPRAVPKSMSPDDARALLNAIFARRGADWIKKRDFAVLMLLYGAGLRISEALGLCRKDAPLGDWLRITGKGDKIRDVPVLKAAAEAVDDYLAYCPFDGGPKAPLFISSRNKPLGPRAVQRLLEELRVELDLPGHVTPHSLRHAFATHLLGNGGDLRAIQELLGHASLSTTQRYTHVDETHLIQIHRDTHPRARR, from the coding sequence ATGATCGCAGCGGCACATCGGGCAGCATGGTTGCGCTGGCTCGCCAGTGAAAAACGCTATGGCGCAAACACGCTTGATGCCTATGAACGCGATCTTGACGATTTTTCCAGCTATCTCTCAACAACGACGAATACGGCCGATGCACCGCTGTCACGTCAGCTATTTCGCGGCTGGCTTGCGGCAATGGCATCGCGTCAGCTGGCGCGCACCACGATCGCCAGACGTGTATCATCAATACGCAGTTTTTACCGGTTTTGCGGGCGTAACCGGTTGCTTGATGTTCCCGATCTTGGCTGGCTTCGTGCCCCGCAACCGCCGCGCGCCGTGCCAAAATCAATGTCACCGGATGATGCGCGCGCGTTGCTGAATGCAATTTTCGCGCGGCGTGGGGCTGACTGGATCAAAAAGCGCGACTTTGCCGTCCTCATGCTGCTTTATGGTGCTGGATTGCGAATTTCCGAGGCGCTTGGACTATGCCGCAAGGATGCCCCGCTTGGCGACTGGCTTCGCATTACCGGCAAGGGCGACAAGATACGCGATGTACCCGTCCTAAAGGCAGCAGCCGAGGCGGTTGATGACTATCTGGCATATTGCCCGTTTGATGGTGGGCCGAAAGCACCGCTGTTTATCAGCAGCCGCAACAAGCCGCTTGGCCCCCGTGCTGTGCAGCGTTTGCTTGAGGAGCTGCGTGTCGAGCTTGATCTTCCTGGTCACGTCACACCGCATAGTTTACGCCATGCCTTTGCCACGCATCTTCTTGGCAATGGTGGTGATCTAAGGGCAATTCAAGAATTGCTTGGCCATGCCAGCCTGTCGACAACTCAGCGCTATACTCATGTTGATGAGACGCACCTCATACAGATACACCGCGATACCCATCCGCGTGCACGCCGATAG
- a CDS encoding F0F1 ATP synthase subunit delta, which translates to MSSGATGLAGRYAGALYALAVDSNKVDSIHDELGSISAMLGESQDLRKLVESPILSREQQQAAITAILQKAGADALTIKFLGTLAANGRLSALPRVIQAFQQEHASRRGQISAEVISAVELDDSRKAVVEKTVARLAGSDKLSLSMRVDPSLIGGLVVRIGSRMIDTSIKTKLSRLESAMKGVA; encoded by the coding sequence GTGAGTTCAGGCGCTACAGGTCTTGCAGGGCGGTATGCCGGCGCGCTTTATGCGCTGGCCGTCGACAGCAATAAAGTTGATTCCATCCATGACGAATTGGGTAGCATTTCAGCTATGCTCGGTGAAAGCCAAGACCTTCGAAAGCTGGTCGAATCGCCAATCCTGTCGCGCGAACAACAGCAGGCAGCAATCACCGCAATTCTGCAAAAAGCTGGTGCCGATGCGCTGACCATCAAATTCTTGGGTACTCTGGCGGCAAATGGCCGGTTGAGTGCGCTTCCCCGCGTCATTCAGGCATTTCAGCAAGAACATGCCAGCCGTCGCGGTCAAATCTCTGCCGAAGTCATCTCAGCTGTCGAACTTGATGACAGCCGCAAGGCGGTTGTAGAGAAAACTGTCGCCCGGCTTGCCGGCAGCGACAAATTGTCACTTTCGATGCGTGTAGACCCGTCACTGATCGGCGGTCTTGTGGTGCGCATCGGCTCTCGTATGATTGATACGTCAATCAAAACCAAACTTAGCCGGCTGGAATCAGCCATGAAGGGTGTTGCGTGA
- a CDS encoding primosomal protein N', with protein sequence MNDPEAMTQPAVLAVAVAAPVGGIYDYLAGPALGASRGSLVMVPFGGRHLPGIVMGPALGDVPMAKLRAVETLVKLPPLPEALVLFIERVAAWTMAPLGAVVKMVLSQPAAFGRPPQQKRYYHKMPEAGARLTVSRQKIIDYLAAQTRPQTPDNQGNIPSKIGATAAAITAACGVSQAVLNGMEDAGLVRVELVSADQPPPALRHNSGHGARSVTLTADQQKAASHLRRAVGNGFRACLLDGVTGSGKTEVYFEAVEAAVAAGQQVLILLPEIALSAAWRARFTARFGVPPVEWHSDISPAQKRKSWRFVLQGRAEVVVGARSALFLPFSRLGLIIVDEEHEHAFKQEDQAIYQARDMAVLRGQLDQVPVVLASATPSLESWVNAGKTGLSARYDYLTLPKRVHDARLPDITAIDLRQTPPERGRWLAPPLVEAIEARLKAGEQSLLFLNRRGYAPLTLCGACGTKVTCPNCDSWMVAHRLAGRLRCHHCGHESRPSNDCQACGAKDQMQACGPGVERLAEEVLFRFPEARFALLSSDTVGTPKAAEAFIQSVSDGEVDIIIGTQMAAKGHHFPHLTLVGVVDADLGLAGGDLRAAERTFQMLSQVAGRAGRESRPGAALLQTLEPENPVLVSLIAGDRDAFLAQEAAARNAAGMPPFGRLAAVIIASPHEDRLHQALRQIDATRPQFHAVQIYGPAIAPIGFLKGKHRARLLIRADKGVNIQHILKGWLGAIKLPSSVRMQIDIDPYSFL encoded by the coding sequence ATGAATGACCCTGAGGCCATGACACAACCAGCTGTACTGGCGGTTGCGGTTGCTGCGCCGGTTGGCGGGATCTATGATTATCTCGCAGGGCCAGCGCTTGGTGCGTCAAGAGGCAGCCTTGTGATGGTGCCTTTTGGCGGGCGGCATTTGCCCGGTATTGTCATGGGGCCAGCGCTTGGTGATGTGCCGATGGCCAAGCTGCGGGCGGTTGAAACGCTGGTTAAACTGCCGCCATTGCCTGAAGCGCTGGTGCTGTTTATCGAACGGGTTGCGGCCTGGACGATGGCGCCGCTTGGTGCGGTGGTGAAAATGGTGTTGAGCCAGCCCGCCGCCTTTGGGCGCCCGCCACAGCAAAAACGCTATTATCATAAAATGCCAGAGGCTGGTGCGCGGCTGACCGTATCACGTCAGAAAATTATTGATTACCTTGCCGCCCAAACGAGGCCGCAAACACCGGATAATCAGGGTAATATTCCATCGAAGATTGGCGCTACCGCTGCTGCGATCACCGCTGCTTGTGGGGTCAGTCAGGCGGTTTTAAACGGCATGGAAGACGCGGGGCTTGTGCGTGTAGAGCTGGTTTCGGCGGATCAGCCGCCACCGGCGTTGCGGCATAATTCAGGGCATGGGGCGCGCAGTGTCACCTTAACTGCCGACCAGCAAAAGGCCGCATCTCATTTGCGGCGGGCGGTTGGCAATGGGTTTCGGGCTTGCCTGCTTGACGGGGTAACTGGTTCGGGCAAAACCGAGGTCTATTTCGAGGCCGTTGAAGCGGCCGTTGCGGCTGGACAGCAGGTGCTGATTCTGTTGCCTGAAATTGCCCTGTCTGCTGCGTGGCGCGCAAGGTTTACCGCGCGCTTTGGCGTGCCGCCGGTTGAATGGCATTCCGATATCTCACCTGCGCAAAAGCGCAAATCATGGCGATTTGTGCTGCAAGGCCGTGCCGAGGTCGTGGTGGGTGCACGATCGGCTTTGTTTTTGCCATTTTCGCGGCTTGGATTGATCATTGTTGATGAAGAGCATGAGCATGCTTTTAAACAGGAAGATCAGGCAATCTATCAGGCGCGCGACATGGCGGTATTGCGGGGGCAGCTTGATCAGGTGCCGGTGGTTCTGGCAAGCGCGACGCCGTCACTGGAAAGCTGGGTCAATGCTGGTAAAACGGGGCTTTCGGCGCGGTATGATTACTTAACGTTACCAAAGCGGGTTCATGATGCCCGCCTTCCCGATATTACCGCGATTGACCTGCGCCAAACGCCGCCCGAACGTGGCAGATGGCTGGCGCCGCCCCTTGTCGAGGCCATTGAGGCGCGACTTAAAGCCGGTGAACAAAGCCTGTTATTCTTGAATCGGCGCGGCTATGCGCCATTGACGCTTTGCGGGGCCTGCGGCACCAAAGTGACCTGCCCGAATTGCGATTCATGGATGGTGGCGCATCGTTTGGCAGGTCGTCTGCGGTGTCACCATTGTGGCCATGAATCGCGCCCGAGCAATGATTGCCAGGCTTGTGGTGCAAAGGATCAGATGCAGGCTTGTGGTCCCGGGGTAGAGCGGCTTGCCGAAGAGGTGCTTTTCCGGTTTCCCGAAGCGCGGTTTGCCCTGCTGTCCAGCGATACCGTTGGCACACCAAAAGCGGCCGAAGCCTTTATCCAATCGGTCAGCGATGGTGAGGTTGATATCATCATAGGCACGCAGATGGCCGCCAAGGGACATCATTTTCCGCATTTGACACTGGTTGGGGTGGTTGATGCTGATCTTGGGCTTGCTGGTGGTGATTTGCGCGCCGCTGAACGCACATTTCAGATGCTTAGTCAGGTGGCGGGACGTGCCGGACGCGAATCGCGCCCGGGGGCCGCGTTACTGCAAACATTGGAACCGGAAAATCCGGTTCTGGTTAGTCTGATTGCTGGTGATCGTGACGCCTTTCTGGCACAAGAGGCGGCGGCTCGAAATGCTGCCGGAATGCCGCCCTTTGGCCGCTTGGCGGCGGTTATCATCGCCTCGCCCCATGAAGACCGGCTGCATCAGGCGCTTCGCCAGATTGACGCGACCCGCCCCCAGTTTCATGCGGTGCAGATTTACGGGCCGGCAATTGCCCCGATCGGCTTTTTGAAAGGAAAACATCGCGCCAGATTGCTTATCAGGGCCGATAAGGGTGTGAATATTCAGCATATTTTGAAGGGATGGCTTGGGGCAATCAAGCTGCCGTCATCGGTGCGGATGCAGATTGACATCGACCCCTATAGTTTCCTCTAG
- the fsa gene encoding fructose-6-phosphate aldolase — MKIFLDSADIGEITALCDTGFVDGVTTNPSLIAKSGRNILDTIAEICRLVDGPVSAEVTATDFETMLAEGRKLAAIAPNVTVKVPLTRDGLMTCRALSDAGTDVNVTLCFTAGQALLAAKAGAKFISPFVGRLDDIGRDGMGLIEEICSIYANYDYQTEVLVASVRSTQHVVDAALMGADVVTLPPKILTALYKHPLTDSGLDAFLQDWKDTGQSIL, encoded by the coding sequence ATGAAAATTTTTCTTGATAGTGCCGACATTGGCGAGATCACCGCGCTTTGCGATACTGGATTTGTTGATGGCGTCACAACGAACCCGTCATTGATTGCCAAGTCTGGTCGCAACATCCTTGATACGATTGCCGAAATTTGCCGCCTTGTTGATGGGCCGGTTAGCGCCGAAGTGACCGCAACCGATTTTGAAACAATGCTTGCCGAAGGCCGCAAGCTAGCTGCAATCGCGCCAAATGTAACGGTCAAAGTGCCGCTTACCCGCGATGGGTTAATGACCTGCCGCGCGCTGAGTGATGCTGGCACTGATGTGAATGTCACCTTGTGCTTTACCGCAGGTCAGGCCTTGCTAGCGGCCAAGGCTGGGGCGAAATTCATTTCGCCTTTTGTCGGGCGGCTTGACGATATTGGCCGTGACGGTATGGGACTGATCGAAGAGATTTGCAGCATCTACGCAAATTATGACTATCAAACTGAAGTGCTGGTGGCCTCGGTGCGCAGTACCCAGCATGTTGTCGATGCCGCGCTGATGGGGGCTGACGTGGTGACCTTGCCACCAAAGATTTTAACGGCACTTTACAAACACCCGCTGACTGACAGCGGTTTGGATGCTTTTTTGCAAGACTGGAAAGATACCGGTCAGTCGATTCTCTAG
- a CDS encoding DUF484 family protein has translation MAADKPDTSITAKDVANFLAGNPDAMSDLLATEPEFLATCLTAAGTHAAAHMDNKVVDLIPALAAKARQDARKISQTHQSLLHVAAENMLNWTRLHHATLGLLASTDLAGMCQVISTEFPVIFDLSQCQLITEAEAGLNSGLQVGLAVHPADQINAATQGRGLFLGLPNDAAQALLIKPAQSLAIIRLPDRLLDPVSQCLLLLGGKTANSFHPDLGSDLLVLLAEMVGVTLAARLELQAEMT, from the coding sequence ATGGCAGCAGATAAACCGGATACATCCATCACCGCCAAAGATGTTGCCAATTTTCTGGCTGGCAACCCCGATGCCATGTCAGACTTGCTGGCAACCGAACCAGAGTTTCTGGCCACCTGCCTGACTGCGGCTGGCACCCATGCCGCTGCTCACATGGATAATAAAGTGGTTGACCTGATACCGGCGCTGGCCGCCAAAGCGCGCCAAGATGCCCGCAAAATTAGCCAGACACATCAGTCGCTATTGCATGTTGCGGCTGAAAATATGCTGAATTGGACGCGGTTGCATCATGCCACATTGGGGCTTCTGGCCAGTACCGATCTGGCCGGAATGTGTCAGGTGATATCAACCGAATTTCCGGTGATCTTTGATCTTAGCCAATGCCAGCTCATCACCGAGGCTGAAGCTGGCCTAAATTCTGGTCTACAGGTTGGGCTGGCGGTACATCCGGCCGACCAGATAAATGCCGCCACCCAAGGCCGCGGCCTGTTTTTGGGTCTACCAAACGATGCTGCGCAAGCCCTGTTGATAAAGCCGGCACAAAGCCTAGCAATCATTAGATTGCCCGACCGGTTGCTGGACCCTGTATCGCAGTGCCTGTTATTGCTTGGTGGCAAAACGGCTAATAGTTTTCACCCCGACCTTGGCAGTGACCTATTGGTGTTGCTGGCCGAAATGGTGGGCGTAACCTTGGCCGCGCGACTGGAATTGCAGGCAGAAATGACATGA
- the lpdA gene encoding dihydrolipoyl dehydrogenase, which yields MQDNSFDLIVIGAGPGGYVGAIRAAQLGINVACIEKRPTLGGTCLNVGCIPSKALLNASEHFASAASGALGNMGVTLGSVSLDLQQMMKSKSDIVDTLTGGIDFLFKKNKITRLEGSATISGAGSVTISDGKDKGEYKAAKIMIATGSHPSSLPGITIDEKRIVSSTGALSLETLPKKLVVIGAGYIGLELGTVWARLGAEVEVVEYLPRILPGMDSEIAKKFMTIAKKQGLKFRLSTAVKSAKADKKGVSLTVTPADGGDEATIDADIALVSVGRHPATEGLGLEKIGVTMTPRGRIAVDARFETSIEDIYAIGDVIDGPMLAHKAEEDAVAAVEMMAGKPGHVDYDLVPGIVYTAPEIATLGKSEEALNDAGIDYAKGVFPFSANSRARAQGHTDGFVKILACAKTDKVLGVHIIGHEAGTLIHECATAMAFGASSEDIARTCHGHPTLNEAVKEAALAVDGRAIHI from the coding sequence ATGCAGGATAACAGCTTTGATCTTATCGTCATTGGTGCTGGCCCGGGCGGGTATGTTGGCGCGATTCGTGCGGCACAGCTTGGGATAAATGTCGCTTGTATTGAAAAGCGGCCAACGCTTGGCGGCACTTGTCTTAATGTTGGCTGTATCCCGTCAAAGGCGTTGTTGAACGCGTCCGAACATTTTGCCAGTGCGGCCTCTGGCGCGCTTGGCAATATGGGGGTCACGCTTGGCTCGGTGTCACTTGATTTGCAGCAGATGATGAAATCGAAAAGTGACATTGTTGATACATTGACTGGTGGCATTGATTTTCTGTTCAAGAAAAACAAGATTACCCGGCTTGAAGGCAGTGCGACCATTTCCGGTGCGGGCAGTGTTACCATCAGCGATGGCAAGGATAAGGGCGAATATAAGGCGGCAAAAATCATGATTGCCACTGGCAGTCACCCGTCCAGTCTTCCGGGTATTACCATCGACGAGAAACGCATCGTCAGTTCAACCGGCGCTCTTAGTCTTGAAACGCTGCCAAAAAAACTAGTGGTAATTGGTGCTGGTTATATTGGGCTTGAGCTTGGCACTGTCTGGGCGCGATTGGGCGCCGAGGTCGAGGTGGTCGAATATCTGCCGCGGATTCTGCCGGGCATGGATAGTGAAATTGCCAAGAAATTTATGACAATTGCGAAAAAGCAGGGGTTGAAATTCCGCCTTAGTACAGCGGTGAAGTCGGCCAAGGCTGATAAAAAAGGCGTTAGCCTGACCGTAACGCCAGCTGATGGCGGCGATGAAGCGACGATTGACGCAGATATCGCCTTGGTTTCGGTTGGCCGTCATCCAGCGACTGAAGGGCTGGGGCTTGAAAAAATCGGGGTCACTATGACGCCGCGTGGCCGCATTGCGGTTGATGCGCGTTTTGAAACCAGCATCGAGGATATCTATGCGATTGGTGATGTGATTGATGGGCCGATGCTGGCGCATAAGGCCGAGGAAGATGCGGTTGCTGCGGTTGAGATGATGGCCGGCAAGCCCGGTCATGTCGATTATGATCTGGTACCGGGGATTGTCTATACAGCGCCAGAAATTGCGACGCTTGGCAAATCTGAAGAGGCGTTAAACGACGCGGGTATCGACTATGCCAAGGGCGTATTTCCGTTTTCGGCAAATAGCCGGGCGCGCGCCCAAGGTCATACTGACGGCTTTGTCAAAATTCTTGCCTGCGCCAAAACCGATAAGGTTCTGGGTGTCCATATCATCGGCCATGAAGCGGGAACCCTTATTCATGAATGTGCCACGGCAATGGCCTTTGGCGCGTCATCTGAAGATATTGCCCGCACCTGTCACGGCCATCCGACCTTGAATGAGGCCGTCAAAGAAGCCGCGCTGGCGGTTGATGGGCGCGCTATCCATATCTAG
- the odhB gene encoding 2-oxoglutarate dehydrogenase complex dihydrolipoyllysine-residue succinyltransferase, with protein MSVDIHVPTLGESVSDATVARWIKKAGDAVAADEPIVELETDKVTLEVPSPVAGKLAEIVAPEGETVEVGALLGRVEEGAVGAKQAPKAAKESAAPAAPTAPSAPTASAAPAVAIDTSDLSPAVRRLVEEHNLNPANIPATGVGGRLTKADILAAISRPQAAPAAAVTAPAVAPALPRVTPRAVDAAREERVRMSKLRQVIASRLKSAQNTAAMLTTFNEVDMSALMKLRADYKDAFEAMHEVRLGFMGVFVQAVIQALREFPAVNAEIDGTDIIYKNYYNIGVAVGTPQGLVVPVIKDAGEMSLVETERAISDFGLRARDGKITPDEMAGGTFTISNGGVYGSMMSTPILNPPQSGILGMHKIEKRAVVIDDQIVIRPMMYLALSYDHRIIDGREAVSFLARVKEMVEDPRRLLVGV; from the coding sequence ATGTCAGTTGATATTCATGTTCCAACACTTGGCGAGTCTGTAAGCGACGCAACGGTTGCGCGCTGGATTAAAAAGGCTGGCGATGCTGTTGCAGCGGATGAACCGATCGTTGAGCTTGAAACCGACAAGGTGACGTTGGAAGTGCCATCACCGGTTGCCGGTAAACTTGCCGAGATTGTCGCGCCGGAAGGCGAAACGGTTGAAGTTGGCGCGCTATTGGGGCGGGTTGAAGAAGGTGCTGTCGGCGCGAAACAAGCGCCCAAAGCAGCAAAAGAATCTGCCGCGCCCGCTGCCCCTACCGCACCCTCAGCCCCTACCGCATCTGCCGCGCCGGCAGTGGCAATTGACACATCCGATCTGTCACCAGCGGTTCGCCGTCTGGTAGAAGAACATAATCTAAATCCGGCAAATATCCCGGCAACTGGCGTTGGGGGCCGGTTAACCAAGGCCGATATTCTGGCCGCAATTAGCCGACCGCAAGCCGCACCAGCCGCCGCGGTAACTGCACCCGCCGTTGCGCCAGCCCTACCCCGCGTTACGCCGCGTGCCGTTGATGCCGCGCGCGAGGAACGTGTGCGCATGTCAAAATTGCGTCAGGTAATTGCGTCACGGTTAAAGTCGGCGCAAAATACCGCGGCGATGCTGACCACCTTTAACGAGGTGGATATGTCGGCCTTGATGAAGTTGCGCGCTGATTATAAAGATGCTTTTGAAGCCATGCATGAAGTCCGGCTTGGCTTCATGGGGGTATTTGTTCAGGCGGTAATTCAGGCGCTTCGTGAATTTCCGGCGGTAAATGCCGAAATCGACGGCACTGATATTATCTATAAAAACTATTATAATATCGGCGTTGCGGTTGGCACGCCGCAAGGGCTTGTTGTGCCGGTGATCAAGGATGCTGGCGAGATGAGTTTGGTCGAGACCGAACGCGCCATCTCAGATTTTGGCCTTCGTGCCCGTGATGGCAAGATTACGCCTGATGAAATGGCTGGTGGTACCTTTACCATCTCGAATGGCGGGGTTTATGGCTCGATGATGTCGACGCCAATTTTAAACCCGCCACAAAGTGGTATTCTAGGTATGCATAAGATCGAAAAACGCGCCGTCGTCATTGATGATCAGATTGTAATTCGTCCGATGATGTATTTGGCGTTATCATATGATCACCGGATTATTGATGGCCGTGAGGCGGTATCATTCCTCGCACGGGTCAAGGAAATGGTCGAAGATCCACGCCGCTTGTTGGTTGGTGTCTAA
- a CDS encoding 2-oxoglutarate dehydrogenase E1 component — MDDTASNIGDVVMGAAIDFSLLSGANATFIAEMNKAWRENPLSVDPHWAAYFEQLGKAGDFGADVEAGPSWGRPQSRVVGAVDADASIKAVAQAHGTGRKINAVDMRAATLDSLRAVMLIRAYRIRGHLLANLDPLALEEKPLHPELDPASYGFGDDDWERPIFIDYVLGLETATLTEILGRLRKTYCGTIGVEFMHVQDPAQKAWIQERIEAIGNQTDFTVKGKQAIYERLVDAEEFERYLHKKYTGTKRFGMDGGESIIPALEQILKRGSQLGLREAVIGMAHRGRLNVLHNVLQKPFRAIVSEFLGNPANPEDVGGSGDVKYHMGASADREFDAVEVHLSMAPNPSHLEIVDPVVVGRVRAKQQQRGDADRTAVMGILLHGDAAFAGQGVVGETFAFSALRGYRTGGTIHIVVNNQIGFTTSPHYSRSSPYPTDVAKMVMSPIFHVNGDDPEAVVHVARIATEFRQAFGTDVVIDIFCYRRFGHNEGDEPAFTQPLMYKAIAEHPSIRQIYASRLIAEGVYDEAGANKVIEDRVAHLDDEFAAGTNYLPNKADWLEGSWSGMVAAHGDERRGDTAVELDRLRKIGAVMTAAPDHMTLNPKLLRILKARADAIASGKGIDWATAEHLAFGATVLDGNPVRLSGQDSCRGTFSQRHSVFIDQKTEERYTPLTNLDENQAIFEVIDSPLSEASVMGFEYGFSQAEPNALVMWEAQFGDFANGAQVVVDQFISSGEAKWLRMNGLVLLLPHGYEGQGPEHSSARLERYLQLCAEDNMQVVNCTTPANYFHVLRRQVRRNFRKPLVVMTPKSLLRHKAAVSDLAEMGPGTSFHRLLDEKGTKVNHGKARRIVMCSGKVYYDLAAARDEAEAWDIEILRLEQLYPFPHKSVMKRLAKTPNAELVWCQEEPKNMGSWTFIRDFIEEVMDEINMAQSRLLYTGRPAAASPATGTLARHNREQKALVDEALGLSPSKPAGKTKNTASAKK, encoded by the coding sequence ATGGATGATACTGCTTCTAACATTGGTGATGTAGTCATGGGCGCTGCAATCGATTTTAGTCTTCTATCTGGGGCAAATGCGACCTTTATCGCCGAAATGAACAAGGCGTGGCGTGAAAACCCGTTATCGGTTGATCCGCATTGGGCGGCCTATTTCGAACAATTGGGCAAAGCCGGTGATTTTGGTGCTGATGTTGAGGCCGGGCCAAGCTGGGGTCGGCCGCAAAGCCGCGTTGTCGGCGCGGTTGATGCTGATGCCTCGATCAAGGCTGTGGCACAGGCGCATGGTACTGGGCGCAAAATCAATGCTGTAGATATGCGCGCCGCTACATTGGACTCGCTTCGTGCGGTAATGCTAATCCGTGCTTACCGTATTCGCGGCCATCTGTTGGCAAATCTTGATCCACTGGCGCTTGAGGAAAAGCCGCTTCACCCCGAACTTGATCCGGCAAGCTATGGCTTTGGTGACGATGACTGGGAGCGACCAATCTTTATTGATTATGTTCTTGGGCTTGAAACGGCAACATTAACGGAAATTCTTGGCCGACTTCGCAAAACCTATTGCGGCACGATTGGTGTTGAATTTATGCATGTTCAAGATCCGGCGCAAAAGGCGTGGATACAAGAGCGCATCGAGGCCATCGGTAATCAGACCGATTTTACGGTTAAGGGCAAGCAAGCGATCTATGAGCGCCTTGTTGATGCCGAAGAGTTTGAGCGTTATCTCCATAAAAAATACACCGGTACCAAGCGGTTTGGTATGGATGGTGGCGAGTCGATTATACCGGCATTGGAACAGATCCTTAAACGTGGCAGCCAGTTAGGCCTGCGCGAGGCCGTGATCGGCATGGCCCATCGTGGCCGTTTGAATGTGCTGCATAATGTTCTGCAAAAGCCGTTTCGCGCCATCGTTTCCGAATTCCTTGGCAACCCTGCCAATCCTGAAGATGTGGGCGGATCAGGTGATGTGAAATATCATATGGGCGCATCGGCTGATCGTGAATTTGACGCCGTTGAAGTCCATCTGTCGATGGCACCAAACCCGTCGCATCTGGAAATTGTTGATCCGGTCGTGGTGGGACGCGTTCGCGCGAAACAGCAGCAGCGCGGTGATGCTGACCGCACCGCAGTTATGGGTATTTTGCTGCATGGTGATGCGGCGTTTGCCGGACAGGGTGTTGTTGGTGAAACCTTCGCCTTTTCGGCGCTTCGTGGTTATCGCACTGGTGGTACGATCCATATTGTGGTGAATAACCAGATCGGCTTTACCACCAGTCCGCATTATTCGCGGTCATCGCCTTATCCAACCGATGTTGCCAAAATGGTTATGTCGCCGATTTTTCATGTGAATGGCGATGATCCCGAAGCGGTCGTTCATGTCGCGCGGATTGCCACTGAATTCCGTCAGGCCTTTGGCACAGATGTCGTCATTGATATATTCTGCTATCGCCGCTTTGGTCATAATGAAGGTGATGAGCCAGCCTTTACCCAGCCGCTGATGTATAAGGCGATTGCCGAGCATCCGTCGATTCGACAAATCTATGCATCGCGCCTGATTGCCGAGGGTGTTTATGACGAGGCCGGCGCAAATAAGGTCATCGAAGACCGGGTTGCGCATCTTGATGATGAGTTTGCGGCGGGAACAAACTATCTGCCGAACAAGGCGGATTGGCTTGAAGGTAGTTGGTCAGGCATGGTTGCCGCACATGGTGATGAGCGGCGCGGGGATACCGCTGTGGAGCTTGACCGGTTGCGCAAAATTGGTGCGGTGATGACCGCAGCACCGGATCATATGACGCTGAATCCAAAGCTATTGCGCATCTTGAAAGCGCGCGCTGATGCTATTGCATCGGGCAAAGGCATTGATTGGGCAACGGCCGAGCATCTGGCCTTTGGAGCGACCGTGCTTGATGGTAATCCGGTGCGTTTATCGGGGCAGGATTCTTGCCGCGGCACATTTAGCCAACGCCATTCTGTTTTTATCGACCAGAAAACCGAAGAACGCTACACACCGCTGACTAATCTTGATGAAAATCAGGCAATTTTTGAAGTGATCGACTCGCCGCTTTCCGAGGCATCGGTCATGGGATTTGAATATGGGTTCTCGCAGGCCGAGCCAAATGCGCTGGTCATGTGGGAAGCGCAGTTTGGTGATTTTGCCAACGGTGCGCAGGTTGTCGTCGACCAGTTTATCTCGTCTGGTGAGGCAAAATGGCTACGCATGAACGGGCTGGTTCTGTTGCTGCCGCATGGCTATGAGGGTCAGGGGCCAGAACATTCATCAGCGCGCCTTGAGCGGTATCTGCAGCTATGTGCCGAGGATAATATGCAGGTGGTAAACTGCACCACGCCGGCCAATTATTTCCACGTTCTGCGTCGTCAGGTGCGCCGCAATTTCCGCAAGCCACTTGTTGTGATGACGCCAAAATCACTGTTGCGGCACAAGGCAGCGGTCTCCGACCTTGCCGAAATGGGCCCTGGCACAAGCTTTCACCGTCTGCTTGATGAAAAAGGTACCAAGGTTAATCATGGTAAGGCACGGCGCATCGTCATGTGTTCGGGCAAGGTTTATTATGATCTGGCGGCCGCACGTGACGAAGCGGAGGCGTGGGATATTGAAATTCTGCGTCTTGAACAGCTCTATCCCTTCCCGCATAAATCAGTGATGAAGCGTCTGGCAAAGACCCCGAATGCGGAACTTGTCTGGTGTCAGGAAGAGCCAAAAAATATGGGCAGCTGGACATTTATCCGCGACTTTATCGAAGAGGTTATGGACGAAATCAATATGGCTCAGAGTCGGCTTTTATATACGGGTCGTCCGGCGGCCGCATCGCCTGCGACGGGGACGCTGGCGCGTCATAACCGTGAGCAAAAGGCATTGGTAGATGAAGCGCTTGGCCTATCGCCAAGCAAACCAGCAGGCAAAACAAAAAACACAGCTTCGGCAAAGAAATAG